Proteins encoded by one window of Bacteroidota bacterium:
- a CDS encoding ABC transporter permease, producing MNLPLRIASRYLLSRRLPGPVNVISWIAMLGVMLGTAALVILLSVFNGFSTLIRDVFQDFDPVLKVAPAEGQYLANQASLMQQLAQHPGVAAVVPSLEGRALLRYHDRQRVIRLKGVPENNIGQVSRVAERLAFGSFRLRTGRDPAGIIAGSGVAYALNAGLEDYRHQMELIAVSASANLTMADEERALNRRQVVMTGVFSLQKEYDDQYVLAPLPLVQGLFEAEGQVSALELAIGPGADAEALEAELQARLGPAYQVLNAYEQHATLYEVMKSEKAVGFLLITLMLMLYCTNIVGSLSMVVIEKKRDIGILQVMGAGPGLIRRIFLTSGLWMGALGGGTGLLLGYGLSWLQEYGQVVPFPGATDNLIISHYPIETRLSDALYIALTVLALALLSAWYPARRAGRSHVLQNLQG from the coding sequence ATGAATCTGCCGCTACGGATTGCCAGCCGCTACCTGCTCTCGCGCAGGCTGCCTGGGCCGGTGAATGTGATTAGCTGGATAGCCATGCTGGGGGTAATGCTGGGTACGGCAGCCCTGGTAATCCTGCTTTCGGTCTTTAACGGCTTTTCAACCCTCATTCGCGACGTTTTTCAGGACTTCGACCCTGTGCTGAAGGTAGCTCCGGCCGAGGGCCAATACCTGGCTAACCAGGCCAGCCTGATGCAGCAGCTGGCACAGCACCCGGGTGTAGCCGCCGTAGTGCCAAGCCTGGAGGGACGCGCACTGCTGCGCTACCACGACCGCCAGCGGGTAATCAGGCTGAAGGGGGTGCCCGAAAATAACATAGGGCAGGTGAGCCGGGTGGCCGAGCGATTGGCCTTCGGCAGCTTCCGCCTGCGGACAGGCAGGGATCCCGCCGGCATTATTGCCGGTAGTGGCGTAGCCTATGCCCTGAATGCGGGACTGGAGGACTACCGACATCAGATGGAGCTGATTGCCGTATCGGCCAGCGCAAACCTGACCATGGCCGATGAGGAGCGTGCCCTGAACAGGAGGCAGGTGGTGATGACCGGGGTGTTTTCGCTGCAAAAGGAGTACGACGACCAATATGTGCTGGCACCCCTGCCCCTGGTGCAGGGCCTCTTTGAAGCCGAGGGGCAGGTAAGTGCCCTGGAGCTGGCCATAGGCCCCGGTGCCGATGCAGAAGCGCTGGAAGCCGAACTACAGGCCCGGCTAGGCCCGGCCTACCAGGTGCTGAATGCGTATGAGCAGCACGCCACCCTGTACGAGGTGATGAAGAGCGAGAAGGCCGTGGGCTTTCTGCTCATTACCCTTATGCTCATGCTGTACTGCACGAACATAGTGGGCAGCCTGAGCATGGTGGTGATAGAGAAAAAACGCGATATCGGCATCCTGCAGGTGATGGGGGCCGGGCCGGGCCTTATCCGGCGCATCTTCCTTACCAGTGGCCTATGGATGGGTGCACTGGGTGGGGGCACGGGCCTGCTGCTAGGCTACGGCCTTAGCTGGCTGCAGGAGTATGGGCAGGTGGTGCCTTTTCCGGGTGCTACGGATAACCTCATCATAAGCCACTACCCCATAGAGACGCGGCTGAGCGATGCGCTCTACATTGCCCTTACCGTACTGGCCCTCGCCTTGTTATCGGCCTGGTATCCGGCCCGAAGG
- a CDS encoding J domain-containing protein: protein MQNEGVQGNHYQVLGIDPQATPPAIKAAYRRLARCYHPDVNPGAMAQQQFQRVLLAYEVLADPHKRQQYDQLLARGLPQHPSRLMPGMHSTPAHTAQSWPASRGIDPLAHKRQHLLMTKGMVHFFLLFGFCFLGTLVQTLLLVLVLNLVGIEVGKTRGLGALLLFMIVAFIGTNFRLGQRLIRRYPRYLRQLTRYFHAHQYRPPV from the coding sequence ATGCAAAACGAAGGGGTACAGGGAAACCACTACCAGGTGCTGGGGATAGACCCCCAGGCTACCCCCCCTGCCATAAAGGCCGCCTACCGCAGGCTGGCCCGCTGCTACCACCCAGATGTAAACCCTGGTGCCATGGCCCAGCAGCAGTTTCAGCGGGTGCTACTGGCCTATGAGGTGCTGGCCGACCCCCACAAGCGCCAGCAGTACGACCAGCTGCTGGCGCGGGGCCTGCCACAGCACCCCAGCCGCCTGATGCCGGGCATGCACAGCACACCTGCACACACCGCACAAAGCTGGCCGGCTAGCCGGGGGATAGACCCGCTGGCACACAAGCGCCAGCACCTGCTGATGACCAAGGGGATGGTACATTTTTTTCTGCTCTTCGGGTTTTGCTTTCTGGGCACCCTGGTGCAGACCCTGCTGCTGGTGCTGGTGCTCAACCTTGTGGGCATAGAGGTGGGAAAAACCCGTGGCCTGGGGGCCTTGCTGCTGTTCATGATCGTGGCCTTTATCGGCACAAACTTTCGGCTGGGGCAGCGGCTCATCCGGCGCTACCCACGCTACCTGCGGCAGCTTACCCGCTATTTTCATGCGCACCAGTATCGCCCACCTGTGTAG